ATAAATAATGATTGTTCAACGACAGAGAGGGGGGAACGGGGGGAGACACTAAAATAATACAAATAAGAGGCTAGATATGGACGGACCAGAAAGAATAGGCTAGTGATAGCCACATGGTCAGAGTACTGGAGATCGCCCAAGTCAAGAATCAGTTCGCCCACGAGTCTCGAACTGACCGCGAAGACTAGCAGAATCCTTCTTCATGCCGCCGGTTCACGATCCAATTGTCATAGTCAGGCGCTTATCGCATCATTGATTGTTCCCCATTTCAGCCCAAAACGCCCACGTGAATCCAAAATTCGACATATCGTATGCGGGCTTCTGCTCGTGGGAAGCCGTGCTTATGGAGCTACGCTCTCACGTCAAGAGTTCCATTGGCAGAGTCAGGAAGATACCATTTTCGACTGTTGCCGTGTCTTTCCGGATTATGGATACTCCCATGTTTGCCCGCCACTGGGGTCAAGCAGGGTCTGCCTTTTGGTCTCATCATttcatacggagtacgtagtGGCGAGCCCATCCTGGGCCATTCTGTGCTAGAGTGGAGCTACATGTCCAGGGGCGAGTTCAGTCCTAACTTCAGACTCCAGATGTCCATACTGCAAATGGAAAAAGCGGGGCAGCCAACTAAACTAAGAAGTTAGGAGCGAATAATAAGTGACATGCCTAAATGGCATGACGATTTGCCTCATCTCTGAATATTAGTGATAATTCACTCGAGTCAGGAGAGTTTTTGTTTCGCCTTATCAGAGCATCCTGTCTGACAGGTGCCGGCATGCGAGGATTGACTTTTTGATTTGAAGTTGCATGCGAGGAACGGCGTGCAGCCTGGTTTACCGAAGCAAATATTTGACGTGTGTTGTTCCCTGGGTTCTTGAAAACCTAAACGCAGCATGGATGGATTAAGAGCATGTATAATACTCCACTAAATCCCCGTTGGGATCCGGATTCAGGATATGAGGATCGCTGACAGCTTGAACTTTAAGGCAAGGGGCAGACAGGCACGGACTTCAGTATCTCTTCCACGAAATCTGAGACACATCTGCGAAAATGTCGGTGGGAAAATTTTGATTGACAGGCTTCAAGGGCCAAATCAGCTTTCAGGTACAGCCTTGAGCCACTCAGAGCTTGAAGAGATTAGAGAAGCTGTCGAATTCATATCCACATGCGTTCATATTAGTGGAACCATGAGCGCCACACGAGGTTCTTCACTCAATAGGCAGTTAGGCATCCGCACTAATGTATTCTCAACCATGGCCCTGCAGATATGGCAGTTGAATGAAGCGGTCTGAAGTGGCCTGCATGCTGATTCCCCAGTCTGGAAGGGTTGTACAGGGCAGGCACATTAAGGTCGTACTCAAAACGCCGGCGGTCTCTGAAAGGATCACGTCGAATCTTCCGCGTAACAGGATGAATAAGATTCTGATGAACAATTAACTAGCGCGCTTCAGCCCGAATTGGCGGGTACGGCTCGGAATGTTTCCTGATTCAGTTGATCGCGTCGCCGTTAGCCTCGTTGTCGGATAAGGATATGACACTAAGAAAAACGCCACCCACCTAAGACCTGCAATTGGGAGGCCGGGATCGGATTGACGTACACGGGCGGCTGGAGCCTTTGATGGAAATGGGAAACGCGATAAAGAAGAATCCTAATGTTCCGCATGGTTTAGCGGCGCCGATCTCTCCGAGGGCATGAATACGTCCAATTCTGCACTCCGCCAGTCCACAGTCCACAGTCTCCATTATGCAGGCAGGTGCTCTCCGAGGCCTCAGGGCGAACGGCGGGTGTCGGAGGCTTTGAACCCCTGAAACTGGCACGAACCATGGTTGTCGTTATTCACCGACTGTTCGATTATTTGCTGTGTCAGATGGGGCGATCCGATTGCGGTAGCACTAATGCAGAgactctgcagtctgcacgTGTGCTGGCAAGATTTAGAACTCTTTTAGGTACGTAGTTTTGGATGTGGAATGCTGGGAGGCAGGAACTAGCGGGACTGAAAGTGGAGGGGAAttgagagtgagagtgagcTGAGTGACGCTCAAGGAACAAGAGCGTTGAAGCGAGCGTGGATCGCGTCCCTGGTTCAGTGCTTCCTGATTTCCGAGGCATCGCTGTTTCACCCCTCACTCGAGTCTCAAACTCCTACACTTCTTCGTGTTTTCTAATCCTCCTCCCATCATTGCTATCCGCACGGTTCTACGGATAACAATTTCAAATCTATCAAAAGGCCACTATGGATGAGTTGTCTAGGCCTTTTATCGGCGAAAACTCggtctccagtctccacgaGTCAAAGAAGATCGCTCAATCGCCATTCGCATCGACCTAGCGTGATCGAGCGATCGTCCACCAAGGAACATGATGGCTAATCCCGCCCTGTGAGGAACCTGAGAGTGAGGGTACACTTCCAGTTTTCCTAGGGCCTGCACTTCAACTCATCACGGATGGATGAGCCAAGACTCACAGACTCAACTTACAAGACACAAGCTGCCAGGGCCCATTCctctcaagtctcaaccTGAGTCGGCGCCGTGGAAACTTTTTGCGTCCGACACGTGCAACACAGAATACGAGGGAGATTATTGCCAATATGCCCTAATTAGTCCCTACCCAACGAAGATCAGTAATTCATCACCACGGACCAACGGAGTATGCTCTTCGAGACTTCGACTCTTCAGTCAGAGCGGCCCGGGGTCGGGGCTAAATACGCCTCGTGCTCAGCGTTCCAAAGATTCGGAATCTACGACGATCAAACCATCGGGCGAGGTCCCTAAAGAGGCAAAAGAGGGAGAAGTCGACGAACCGACAAAGTCGATTTTAAATAGCTGTCATGCTATGTCAATTAGCGTTGCACTAAATTTTACGGTCGATACACTAAACTGGTGAAACCGCGGTGCTGTCAATCCCCTTCAAGAGTTGAGATTTGGACGAACACCATTGTTTTTATtgttcttattattattactattatcATTCACGCTGTTTCCAAGGACCTGCAGGCTCCTTTCCTCCCTGTCCGCTGACTCCATATCATGATTTTTCGCTCTCCACAGTTCGGTGGTAAAATTCAATCGCTTCAGCCACATACGAGAAATCACTACACTAAATCACTGAGATCCCGTTTTATTGTTGACTCAACCAGTAATTGCAATTAGTAGCTATCAACTATTGGTGGCTAGCTTCTGGAGGTTCAAATAACGTATAAATGAACTCTTTCGATCAATAAGCTACGGTGGATACAGTCTCGAGGTTGTCAACTGAAATTGATATGTCCCCTACGATGCTCCGTACATCTGTCAATAACGAAAACAAGACTGCGACACGAGTTACAAAGGGATAAGTAAAAGTCGCAATTAACCAGTAAGCCGAGCCCCATTCTACCCCCTTTGCCCAGACGCCACATAGCTATAGCAATAATCGAGGTGAAAACAACGGCAAACAAAACTCACTAAGTTCTTTTTGAAATGTTGAGGGATCCGTGTCAGCAATTATAGAGATAATGGTAAGAATCCAGGGTATTTGTACAGAATATGGCAAAAGtgagagaaaaaaaaaggagcTTTGATGTTAGCTTTATGTAGGGGCGGGTGGTTCCCTTCAATAGtattcctccttctctaagATCATGATCAATTCGGTAAGTTCCTTACGCAGCGACCTGTTGCGGTCCCATACTTCAATGATCTTGGGACGGTGGCTGAGGAAAGAAACCTTCTTCCAAGAAAGCCCGTTGAAGCCTGGGGCAATACCATTAGGTAGATTACGTGCCAGGTTGCGCATTACAAGAGCAGCCTTGTATGCGACACCAACAGGCTCTCCACGCTCACTGACAGGTGTATCCATGTAGAACCACTTCCGCACAATGCGTTCCTGGAGCACAGCGCGCTTAGAGCTGGGAGCTTCGGTGTCTGCAGGCCGGTCCTcaggaagatgagaagagACATGGCCTGCGACCATAGCAGTGTTTGTGCTGGGGCCAGAAGAGCGGAATTTGGTGCAGTTATCCCACAAACAAGTGTGAACCGGCGTTTCAGCATTGTCCAGGTTATACTGCTGGGGTGTTTCGGTTGGCTTCAAGTCCATATGGTCCAAGAAGACATGGTTGCGAAGGTCGATCGGCGAGGTGAACGCGCGTTGGCATGTCTTCGCGGGTTTTGTATTATCTTGCCATTTGCAATAGATGTAAGGGAATCCTTGGAATGTATATGCACTTTCCAAAGGTCGGATTCCTTTAATTATGAACCTCGTTGATGAACCAGGCCCATTGATTACCTGCGCTTGAGCATTCGTAAATGTAGTGCTGACATTTTTGATGAACTCTGCGGCAGGGAGAACGCCACCGCCAGGAACCCGAGGGTCAGCAAAGCGGCTTTGGTACGCCTGCCAGAGCGCTATCTGCGTAATCTCGCACTCCGCGTCCTCAACGAAACAGCAGCGCAGCCAACGTGAGCTACGCTCTGGCTCAGACAGTTCCATCAGATCTTTCAGTAGTTCTGGAGGAACGCGTGGGATTTCGGCTGGGGGTGGTgccaccttctcctcctgcagGACCGTTTCTCTCTTGCTCGGCCGTCCCTCGTGCGTTAATAGTGCAATCATTCGGGGGATAAATATAGTCCGGAAGTTGAAGACGTCCATCATAGTCTCGATGTTCTCACGGGAAAGGGTGTATTGATACCAGAAGTCAAGTGCACCACTCAGAACATCCttgtccatgtccatcaaTGTGAGTAAGTACAACTGCTGTAAGGACTCTCTCGGTATACTTTCCATTGCGCGATTTGCTTCTGAATCATCTAACTCGGTAGAGAAATGTGTCAGGGCCCAAAGCGCACGAACGACATGGGCTCGGTCGGGAGAATCGAGGCAGTTAAGCAACGATATCCACAGGGGGTCCTCGGGGTCAGTTCTCATGAGCTTGGTCACTTCCTCCGCTATATCAAGAGCGTCGTTCTTGAGTTCGTTCAGCCGTGGCTGATCTGGAATGTTAATCATGACCACTAGGAAGTCTCTTAACAGCCCGAGGGCGGAGCTCGTGATGTATAGTGCATTGTCTTTTAGAAGGACCATGTTTCTGAGGATGAGGGTCGCTTCTTTGACATTTCGGAGGCGATGATTGAATTCATACGTCTCCAATGAGTCATCAGGTATTGTAACTGGAATCTTTTTGATCCTGTCTAGAACGTCGCGAGTGCCATGTAGTGCGTTGAGGACATTAACGCGATCTGTGTCTTGCCGAAAATCATACTGAAGTTCCCATTTGACTCCAGTGCAGAGGACTGAGATCTCGATGGCTTTTTCCATCAAGTTCTCCGCAAGCAAAGGAAAGCCCTCAAATTTGAATTTATCCCCTCGCTGGTTCGATATTTGAACAAGATGATATAGGGCAAAATCGACTTCGTCCGGAATTCCTGATTGTAAGCCATAGTGAGCACGTTTGTAGATATGGTCCGCTATTCTATGTGTTAGCCGTCTGTCGAGAGAACTCGGGGGTATAAAAGGACAAGCCCATCAATCCACATACACTTTGGGACTTCGATAAATCTAAGAGGGAAATAAGGATCATAGAAGTCCGCCTGTCGCGCTGCCTTGGCCCTTTCCAGAGACCCGCTGAATAAACTTGGTCGGTTTCCAGGAGTCCACACATCGCGCGTGGACATGGGGACTCTATACTCTTTCCCCTCCCAATTTTCGCTCGAAATATGAGGGCTGTCTGGATTCGCAGGAGACATCGAATGTGTAAAGGAcatggttgttggttgtggAGATTGGTTTCCATGCATTTGTGAGCGGCGTACTGGCGCGGTGTCAGGGATGAAGGGTTGGTTAACCTTGGGGGCTTGTCGCAGACCCTCTACAAAAAGAAACATGCCGTTAGCAAGTGAAACGTATACAGGAAGACTTGAGAGTGTATTGCTTACGTCGTAGGGAGGTACGAGGAGTTTGAGCACTCATTTTGAGCTCAATCTAGCACCCTTCACGATTTCACAACTGTGAGCTGCGTAAATTCAATTTTGCGGTAATCACCTCCTCCTTGTCGCGTCGATTCGGAACACTGGATACGATCAAAAGAAACGTCCCCGTTCGTTGCACCGCGAAACCCTCTTCGACAAACTGTACGCAGTTCTCGGCCTTAGGGCTGGGTGGTTGCTGATCGCCCTTCAATTGCACGCGTACGAGCAACCTGGCAATTTCGTTGTCCCGCCTATTCCGCCGTACTTCGAGATCCCGATCGGGGTCTTTCTCGTGTGTCGTCTCGATAGCGATGATGTGAATGCTAGAGGCGATGAAGTCGGCCGCAAATAATCAACGAGCTCGGCGCGGTTCTGAGCTATCGCGAGGCAAGGACCAGGTTGCGATTCCGGTCACAGTAGCCGGAGAGGACAAAGCACGCGGGAATTCAAGGGTGGTCACGGGCGCAAAATAACAAGGCTCGTTAGCGACAAGAGCAGCTTGGACGGAGGACAATTCTTTGGTTGCGGGCAACCAGCTTGATCCTGCGATCGATTGGTCCTGGCGTCTTCCAGGCAAAAAGTCCGCGCTGCTTCCAGGCCTGGCCTCAGGCGCGTCCCCGGATTATCTTCACTTCCGGGTTTGCTCCGTTTGCTTGTCAGCGCCTGAGGCATCAAGGCATAATCTAACTTCAACAGGTAACAGATACGAAGTATGAGGGGAAATGGCAATTGTCAGGGTATGGTCCATAAAATCAATTGGCGATTTGTTAATAAAACATCGAAGATGAAACGCACTCGAAAAGTCGTATACCTGCAATAATGGCGGGAACGTGCACCCAATGCGCTGAGGTCACCTGCCAACTTGGACGGATTCGATTAGagcaaacaccatcaacccACGATAAAACCTGCCGTCTTTAAGCATCATTCAATGTGCTAGCTTTGTCCCATATAGCTTCACATGTGGCATGGTTGCTTTTTATCTTACCGATGTATCACTCTTCCCAGTCTCAGCAAACTCCAGGGCATGCGACACTGGCTCGTTTCCAACTTGCCAAGTTCTCATATGCCACCACCTCTATCAATCATAGAGGGCCAATTACTTGGAGTCATGTCTTCGGGAATGGCGATATCATCGGAGACTTTGAGAAATATGTAATTTTCTCGTCTAAAAAAGTACTGTTCAGTGTTCGTAATAACCAGGAGACATTGGTAAGTGGATTGGCTAACAACTTTTTCTGAAATACCTAGTCATAAGCTTACACTTTGTCAACAGGAACAAGTAGCTATAACAGACCTCATGAAGGATTTCGAAGACCAGACTCGCTCGATGAAAGATAACTCAAAACCAAGTTTTGCGGTGGTCGTGAAACTTCCTTGTCTCGCTGTCAAATATCCCCAAAGTCCCGGATTCGTGAGTCCAACCAAGAGAGAAACAATCTATCACTAACAGCTTCCAGGTGCGGCGCTTTCAAATCAAGTTTTCCTCTGACCGAGACTTCTACTCAGCGCTAGCGATCCTAAGCGAAATCAATTGCCCTTTCTCTGAATCGAATGTCAGTTCTGTCCGGCCGATGAGCAGGCCGGTTTCATCACTTTCAACCCTGGGGCGCATCAACACTAGCTTAGGCCTACAAAGTGACCAGTCAACCATAACTAGAACGCCCACTTCAAGTGCAAGTATTTTTCCATCCTACAGGCCAACCTCTTCCTCTAGCGTCTTCACCGACGCTCCACAAGGTATCTATTCAAGCCCTCAGATCGACGAGGGAATATTAACACTGTAGACACAGCCgtgccatcctcatcttcaagcTCTACAGCTCTAGGCAGCACAAGTCGTGCATTCAGCACGCTGAGTAGCAGCTATGGGTCACCGTTCGATCCCATGTTCTCGGCAGGAGACGCACCTCTAGCCAGCCCTCACCCAGAGCCAGGCGAGTTCAAGCCGCCAAGCACACCCACAGGCCACCATGACCTAGATCTACCCCCTAAGAGAGTGCTGCCTTTTTCTACTTCGGTGGCGAAAAGAAGTCGGCTAGCTTCAAACGCACCAGATAATGCCTCTCCCGAAATATCTAAAGCCGGTAATTGCTCTCCGATCAGTCAAAGTATATCATTTAAAGTATACCttataaactaattaaaatatcaTCTTGCCACAAAAGCCACGGAGACCCCATCCAAAACTTCAACCTCGagaaaaggaggaggatCGCGAGCCACAAAAGGCAAACAAACGAAAATCCAAAGTAGAAAAGGCAAAGCATCTTCTGCCGGCACAAcatcaccgccgccaacaGCATCTTCGGCAACCGTCTCAAACCTCCAAAACCAGGAACCTACTTCAGCAGCAATAACAGCAACACTCTCTACGCACGAGAACCCAGTCGCAAATAAACCGCCGCTCCTTCCCACACAGGCAGACTTGGCCAACTACATTTCCAATTCTACCAAGGAGCGAACCGCAGCCCTTGAAAACTGGATCTGTGGGCATCTCGAAGACGACAACTTTCTACAACTTTGTGTAGATGTCGAGGGGGTCTGGACGCGGTTTGCGGTaggaaaataaataagaatgGTTCGGAACCTCAAGTGTCAATGAGCACGCCAGCTAAAGAAGCAGCCCGTGGAAGGATAATATAGACTGTATGAGCAGTTTCATCGTCATCTTATTTGCATTTTACTATTTGATGCTTGCTTCACGTGGAGAAAAATATTCCATAAAGTACCAAACATTACTTATTCGTTGCGTTTATGATTACTACAGCACCCCAACTTGTTTTCTTCGATGCCATTATAGGGGTTTCATTTCAGTCGAGGCGTTATATGTAAGACAAAGGTTCATTAAATGAGGATATATTGTAATTTAAACACCAATTTGACAAAAGTAATCATGTGCTTCGCCGTAGTGATCAAATATCATGCTGCAGTTAAGTACAGCCCGCGAAACCCCGA
Above is a window of Aspergillus puulaauensis MK2 DNA, chromosome 2, nearly complete sequence DNA encoding:
- the RSC9 gene encoding putative chromatin remodeling complex subunit (Rsc9) (BUSCO:EOG09260WUA;~COG:S;~EggNog:ENOG410PM7M;~InterPro:IPR003150;~go_function: GO:0003677 - DNA binding [Evidence IEA];~go_process: GO:0006355 - regulation of transcription, DNA-templated [Evidence IEA]), with translation MSAQTPRTSLRQGLRQAPKVNQPFIPDTAPVRRSQMHGNQSPQPTTMSFTHSMSPANPDSPHISSENWEGKEYRVPMSTRDVWTPGNRPSLFSGSLERAKAARQADFYDPYFPLRFIEVPKSDHIYKRAHYGLQSGIPDEVDFALYHLVQISNQRGDKFKFEGFPLLAENLMEKAIEISVLCTGVKWELQYDFRQDTDRVNVLNALHGTRDVLDRIKKIPVTIPDDSLETYEFNHRLRNVKEATLILRNMVLLKDNALYITSSALGLLRDFLVVMINIPDQPRLNELKNDALDIAEEVTKLMRTDPEDPLWISLLNCLDSPDRAHVVRALWALTHFSTELDDSEANRAMESIPRESLQQLYLLTLMDMDKDVLSGALDFWYQYTLSRENIETMMDVFNFRTIFIPRMIALLTHEGRPSKRETVLQEEKVAPPPAEIPRVPPELLKDLMELSEPERSSRWLRCCFVEDAECEITQIALWQAYQSRFADPRVPGGGVLPAAEFIKNVSTTFTNAQAQVINGPGSSTRFIIKGIRPLESAYTFQGFPYIYCKWQDNTKPAKTCQRAFTSPIDLRNHVFLDHMDLKPTETPQQYNLDNAETPVHTCLWDNCTKFRSSGPSTNTAMVAGHVSSHLPEDRPADTEAPSSKRAVLQERIVRKWFYMDTPVSERGEPVGVAYKAALVMRNLARNLPNGIAPGFNGLSWKKVSFLSHRPKIIEVWDRNRSLRKELTELIMILEKEEYY
- a CDS encoding uncharacterized protein (COG:S;~EggNog:ENOG410PY05;~InterPro:IPR004354;~go_process: GO:0007131 - reciprocal meiotic recombination [Evidence IEA]) — its product is MYHSSQSQQTPGHATLARFQLAKFSYATTSINHRGPITWSHVFGNGDIIGDFEKYVIFSSKKVLFSVRNNQETLEQVAITDLMKDFEDQTRSMKDNSKPSFAVVVKLPCLAVKYPQSPGFVRRFQIKFSSDRDFYSALAILSEINCPFSESNVSSVRPMSRPVSSLSTLGRINTSLGLQSDQSTITRTPTSSASIFPSYRPTSSSSVFTDAPQAVPSSSSSSTALGSTSRAFSTLSSSYGSPFDPMFSAGDAPLASPHPEPGEFKPPSTPTGHHDLDLPPKRVLPFSTSVAKRSRLASNAPDNASPEISKAATETPSKTSTSRKGGGSRATKGKQTKIQSRKGKASSAGTTSPPPTASSATVSNLQNQEPTSAAITATLSTHENPVANKPPLLPTQADLANYISNSTKERTAALENWICGHLEDDNFLQLCVDVEGVWTRFAVGK